A portion of the Aythya fuligula isolate bAytFul2 chromosome 10, bAytFul2.pri, whole genome shotgun sequence genome contains these proteins:
- the PDE12 gene encoding 2',5'-phosphodiesterase 12, whose protein sequence is MWQRLRAALGRLRAGGPAPGPVPVPAGMERAVVRCVPAEPKLSVRLVLPDGSARHMQRDQEEPLGRALARLAATAAKGRAKAAKKSKKARAEPGEGEEAAAAAVPAVRLFSRDGLAVAEEVPNAAAWQDGAVLQVGEARYRVERNPPAVTELRLPRSLLAGFPVCPKVSAEFAAPRHCVFRWYRQRRPADGEGGGGDAAWVEEAEGTERVFTPCNALVGLRLKLRCTPGDGEQRYGQPCEVESSGPVEAGPGACTFDSRHLYTRKVCGHGSVRAVSYNILADTYAQTEFSRTVLYPYCAPYALEIDYRQNLLKKELAGYSADLICLQEVDKSVFVDSLAPALDAFGLEGLFKIKEKQHEGLATFYRRDKFSLLSQHDIVFSEALLSDPLHKELCDKLGEYPAVREKVLQRSSVLQVSVLQSATDPSKKICVANTHLYWHPKGGNIRLIQIAVALSHLKHVACDLHPSIPVIFCGDFNSTPSSGTYSFISSGGIAEDHEDWVSNGEEERCNMPLTHPFKLQSACGEPAYTNYVGGFHGCLDYIFIDKTALEVEQVIPLPSHEEVTTHQALPSVSHPSDHIALICDLKWK, encoded by the exons ATGTGGCAGCGGCTGCGCGCCGCTCTCGGCCGGCTCCGCGcgggcggcccggccccgggccctgtccccgtccccgcggGCATGGAGCGGGCCGTGGTGCGCTGCGTGCCGGCAGAGCCCAAGCTGAGCGTGCGGCTCGTGCTGCCCGACGGCAGCGCCAGGCACATGCAGCGCGACCAGGAGGAGCCGCTGGGCCGGGCGCTGGCCCGCCTCGCCGCCACCGCCGCTAAGGGCCGCGCTAAGGCGGCCAAGAAGAGCAAGAAGGCGCGGGCCGAGccgggggagggagaggaggcggcggcggcggcggtgccggCCGTGCGGTTGTTCTCCCGCGACGGGCTGGCGGTGGCCGAGGAGGTGCCGAACGCGGCGGCGTGGCAGGACGGCGCCGTGCTGCAGGTGGGCGAGGCGCGGTACCGTGTGGAGCGCAACCCGCCCGCCGTCACCGAGCTGCGGCTGCCCCGCTCGCTGCTGGCCGGCTTCCCCGTGTGCCCCAAGGTGAGCGCCGAGTTCGCCGCCCCCAGGCACTGCGTTTTCCGCTGGTACCGCCAGCGGCGGCCCGCGGACGGAGAAGGCGGTGGAGGGGACGCGGCTTGGGTGGAGGAGGCGGAGGGCACCGAGCGGGTCTTCACGCCCTGCAACGCGCTCGTGGGGCTGCGGCTGAAGCTGCGCTGCACGCCCGGAGATGGGGAGCAGCGCTACGGGCAGCCCTGCGAGGTGGAGAGCAGCGGGCCCGTGGAGGCCGGTCCTGGCGCTTGCACCTTCGACTCGCGGCACCTGTACACCAGGAAGGTGTGCGGCCACGGCTCTGTCCGTGCTGTCTCCTACAACATCCTGGCTGACACTTATGCCCAAACGGAGTTTTCCCGCACTGTGCTGTATCCGTACTGCGCCCCGTACGCGCTGGAGATCGACTACCGGCAGAACCTCCTGAAGAAGGAGCTGGCAGGCTACAGCGCCGACCTCATCTGCCTGCAAGAAGTGGACAAGTCTGTCTTCGTGGACAGCCTGGCTCCGGCTCTGGATGCGTTCGGACTCGAAGGGCTCTTCAAGATCAAGGAGAAACAGCACGAGGGCCTGGCCACTTTCTACCGCAGGGACAAGTTCAGCCTGCTGAGCCAGCATGACATCGTGTTCAGTGAAGCCCTGCTCTCAGACCCGCTGCACAAGGAGCTGTGCGATAAGCTGGGCGAGTACCCTGCGGTGCGGGAGAAGGTGCTGCAGAGATCATCTGTGCTGCAG gtttCCGTTCTTCAGTCTGCAACTGATCCTTCCAAGAAGATTTGTGTAGCTAACACCCATTTGTACTGGCATCCAAAAG GTGGGAACATCCGTCTCATCCAAATCGCTGTAGCCTTATCTCACCTCAAGCATGTAGCATGTGACTTGCATCCCAGTATACCAGTCATATTCTGTGGAGACTTTAACAGCACACCATCATCTGGAACTTACAGTTTTATCAGCAGTGGTGGCATTGCTGAAGATCATGAAGACTGGGTCTCTaatggggaagaagaaaggtgCAATATGCCTCTAACCCATCCTTTCAAACTGCAAAGCGCTTGTGGAGAACCTGCTTACACAAACTATGTTGGTGGGTTTCATGGATGTCTGGACTACATTTTCATTGACAAAACTGCTCTAGAGGTTGAACAGGTCATTCCATTGCCAAGTCATGAAGAAGTAACAACCCATCAGGCTTTGCCAAGTGTTTCACATCCTTCTGATCATATAGCACTAATATGTGACTTAAAGTGGAAATAG
- the ARF4 gene encoding ADP-ribosylation factor 4, translating to MGLTISSLFSRLFGKKQMRILMVGLDAAGKTTILYKLKLGEIVTTIPTIGFNVETVEYKNICFTVWDVGGQDKIRPLWRHYFQNTQGLIFVVDSNDRERIQEAAEELQKMLQEDELRDAVLLLFANKQDLPNAMAISEMTDKLGLQSLRSRTWYVQATCATQGTGLYEGLDWLSNELSKR from the exons atggGCCTCACCATCTCCTCGCTCTTCTCCCGCCTCTTCGGCAAGAAGCAGATGCGCATCCTCATGG TTGGTTTGGATGCTGCTGGTAAGACAACCATCCTTTATAAGCTGAAGCTAGGAGAAATTGTCACCACAATCCCCACTATTG gttttaatGTGGAAACAGTAGAATacaaaaacatctgtttcaCGGTTTGGGATGTTGGTGGTCAAGATAAAATTAGACCTCTTTGGAGGcattatttccaaaatacacAG GGCCTCATTTTTGTGGTGGATAGCAATGACAGAGAGAGAATCCAGGAGGCAGcggaagagctgcagaaaatg cTTCAAGAGGATGAGCTGCGAGATgcagtgctgcttctgtttgcaaacaaacaagatcTGCCAAATGCCATGGCAATCAGTGAAATGACAGATAAACTAGGTCTTCAGTCCCTGCGTAGCAGAACT TGGTACGTCCAAGCTACCTGTGCTACGCAAGGAACTGGTCTGTATGAGGGACTTGACTGGCTGTCAAATGAACTCTCAAAACGCTAA